One window of Psychrobacillus sp. FSL H8-0483 genomic DNA carries:
- a CDS encoding GatB/YqeY domain-containing protein gives MLKTTVFEELKRAMKEKDVLAKGVLTLLKAALDNAEKEKGSSLAPEEEIAIVNREVKQTNQALEGAQKANRDDLIEKEEAKLVLLKSFLPKQLSEEEIATILMEAGIVKGMNMGDAMKIAKPLLTGKADGSIMSKVVKSLI, from the coding sequence ATGCTAAAAACTACTGTATTTGAAGAATTAAAACGTGCGATGAAAGAGAAGGACGTACTGGCAAAAGGAGTACTGACGCTTTTAAAAGCTGCACTGGATAATGCCGAAAAAGAAAAAGGTTCAAGCCTTGCTCCAGAAGAAGAAATTGCTATTGTGAATCGCGAAGTGAAACAAACGAACCAAGCATTAGAAGGAGCTCAAAAAGCAAATCGAGACGACTTAATCGAAAAAGAAGAAGCAAAACTAGTATTACTAAAAAGCTTCTTACCAAAACAATTAAGCGAAGAAGAAATTGCAACGATTTTAATGGAGGCTGGAATTGTAAAAGGTATGAATATGGGCGATGCAATGAAAATCGCAAAACCTTTACTAACTGGAAAAGCAGACGGATCAATTATGTCCAAAGTCGTGAAAAGTTTGATTTAA